The Phytohabitans houttuyneae genome has a segment encoding these proteins:
- a CDS encoding helix-turn-helix transcriptional regulator — MDREYARPLDVPAMARTALMSPAHFSRQFRAAYGETPYSYLMTRRIERAKLLLRRGDMSVTDVCMAVGCTSLGSFSSRFTELVGESPSAYRARNHADLGAIPGCWAKVVTRPSRNREAQASPAS; from the coding sequence ATGGACCGGGAGTACGCGCGGCCGCTGGACGTGCCCGCGATGGCCCGTACCGCGTTGATGTCGCCGGCACACTTCTCCCGCCAGTTCCGCGCGGCGTACGGCGAGACGCCGTACAGCTACCTGATGACCCGGCGGATCGAGCGCGCCAAGCTGCTGCTGCGCCGCGGCGACATGAGCGTCACCGACGTGTGCATGGCCGTCGGGTGTACCTCGCTCGGCTCGTTCAGCTCGCGCTTCACCGAGCTGGTCGGCGAGTCGCCGAGCGCGTACCGGGCGCGCAACCACGCGGACCTCGGCGCCATCCCCGGGTGCTGGGCGAAAGTCGTCACGAGGCCGAGCAGGAATCGAGAAGCGCAGGCCAGCCCCGCCTCGTAA
- a CDS encoding aminotransferase class V-fold PLP-dependent enzyme codes for MTGVIATTRAAEPTKAALLERIRAGIIGEGAVLDGPYGPRRITYADYTASGRSLDFIEDAIRAHVLPRYANTHTESSGTGLATGRLREEARQIIHDAVGGTEDDLVIFCGSGATTAVNKLIGILELRLPAGHPRPERRPVVFVGPYEHHSNELPWRESIADVVPIGADRDGHIDLDELAALLDRYADRPLRIGSFSAASNVTGILSNADRVAALLHAHGALSFWDYAAAGPYVPIRVRESAPGAADHKDAVFLSPHKFVGGPQTPGVLVVRRELVRNAVPTVPGGGTVAFVDPTSHRYLDDPVAREEGGTPAIVESIRAGLVFALKEAVGTDVIQASEERLWKRALRRWSANPDVELLGNPDARRLSIVSLRVRRGDRYLHHNFVVAVLNDLFGIQSRGGCSCAGPYGHRLLAIDVVHSHRFQDEISHGCEGIKPGWTRINFNYFISDTVADYLVDAVDLIARYGHRLLADYRFDPRTGLWRHRAGTSRPPLRLRDLMYAADGTLARPARPRKAGEEALAGYLDEARRLLADHPEPSGDGPTGLAGDFEALRWFHLPPGCLDGESPAPGPCGDTGVSA; via the coding sequence ATGACCGGCGTGATCGCGACGACGCGGGCGGCGGAGCCGACAAAGGCCGCGCTGCTGGAGCGGATCCGGGCCGGCATCATCGGCGAGGGCGCGGTGCTCGACGGGCCGTACGGGCCGCGCCGCATCACGTACGCGGACTACACCGCCTCCGGCCGCTCCCTCGACTTCATCGAGGACGCGATCCGCGCGCACGTGCTCCCGCGGTACGCGAACACGCACACGGAAAGCTCCGGCACCGGCCTCGCCACCGGGCGGCTGCGCGAGGAGGCCCGCCAGATCATCCACGACGCGGTCGGCGGCACGGAGGACGACCTCGTCATCTTCTGCGGCTCGGGCGCGACCACCGCGGTCAACAAGCTGATCGGCATCCTGGAGCTGCGCCTGCCCGCCGGGCACCCACGTCCCGAGCGGCGGCCGGTCGTGTTCGTCGGGCCGTACGAGCACCACTCCAACGAGCTGCCGTGGCGGGAGAGCATCGCCGACGTGGTGCCGATCGGCGCCGACCGCGACGGGCACATCGACCTCGACGAGCTCGCCGCGCTGCTCGACCGGTACGCCGACCGCCCGCTGCGCATCGGCAGCTTCTCCGCCGCCTCCAACGTCACCGGCATCCTCTCCAACGCCGACCGGGTCGCCGCGCTGCTGCACGCGCACGGGGCGCTGTCGTTCTGGGACTACGCGGCGGCCGGGCCGTACGTGCCGATCCGGGTGCGCGAGTCGGCGCCGGGAGCGGCCGACCACAAGGACGCGGTGTTCCTGTCGCCGCACAAGTTCGTGGGCGGCCCGCAGACGCCCGGCGTGCTGGTGGTCCGCCGCGAGCTGGTCCGCAACGCCGTCCCCACGGTGCCGGGCGGCGGCACCGTCGCGTTCGTCGACCCGACCTCGCACCGCTACCTGGACGACCCGGTCGCCCGCGAGGAGGGCGGCACGCCGGCGATCGTCGAGTCGATCCGCGCCGGGCTCGTCTTCGCGCTGAAGGAGGCGGTCGGCACCGACGTGATCCAGGCCAGCGAGGAGCGGCTGTGGAAGCGCGCGCTGCGCCGCTGGTCGGCCAACCCGGACGTCGAGCTGTTGGGCAACCCGGACGCCCGGCGGCTGTCGATCGTCTCGCTGCGCGTCCGCCGCGGCGACCGGTACCTGCACCACAACTTCGTCGTGGCGGTGCTCAACGACCTGTTCGGCATCCAGTCGCGCGGCGGCTGCTCGTGCGCCGGGCCGTACGGGCACCGGCTGCTGGCCATCGACGTCGTGCACTCGCACCGCTTCCAGGACGAGATCAGCCACGGCTGCGAGGGCATCAAGCCGGGCTGGACCCGGATCAACTTCAACTACTTCATCTCCGACACCGTCGCCGACTACCTCGTGGACGCGGTCGACCTGATCGCGCGGTACGGCCACCGCCTGCTCGCCGACTACCGCTTCGACCCGCGCACCGGGCTGTGGCGGCACCGCGCCGGCACCAGCCGTCCGCCGCTGCGGCTGCGCGACCTCATGTACGCGGCGGACGGCACGCTCGCCCGCCCCGCACGGCCGCGCAAGGCGGGGGAGGAGGCGCTGGCCGGCTACCTGGACGAGGCGCGGCGGCTGCTGGCCGACCACCCGGAGCCGTCCGGCGACGGGCCGACCGGACTGGCCGGCGACTTCGAGGCGCTGCGCTGGTTTCACCTGCCGCCGGGATGTCTCGACGGCGAGTCGCCCGCGCCCGGTCCGTGCGGCGACACCGGGGTTTCCGCCTAA
- a CDS encoding NAD(P)-dependent oxidoreductase, giving the protein MPDTSAEPSRRAAVIGAGGRVGRAVTAALLRDSWDVVAVVRDPERHDLPPHPRLHVTRGDAQRPDGLAPALATVEAAVLAVTPFTAPPDSFDGFDPDYYVTIVTGLAAHWPAPHRRLVAVGLAATLRLDTGELVMDDPELFPPFLRPFALAHARQADALRDTGWNGRCWYHRQVSASRRRPALDGRSCVSR; this is encoded by the coding sequence ATGCCAGACACCTCCGCCGAACCGTCCCGCCGCGCGGCCGTCATCGGTGCCGGCGGCCGGGTCGGGCGCGCCGTCACCGCCGCCCTCCTGCGCGATTCCTGGGACGTCGTCGCCGTCGTCCGCGACCCGGAGCGGCACGACCTGCCGCCGCACCCGCGGCTGCACGTCACGCGGGGCGACGCGCAGCGGCCCGACGGGCTGGCGCCGGCGCTTGCCACCGTCGAGGCGGCGGTGCTCGCGGTCACACCCTTCACCGCGCCGCCGGACTCGTTCGACGGCTTCGATCCTGACTACTACGTCACGATCGTCACCGGGCTGGCCGCGCACTGGCCGGCGCCGCACCGCCGGCTCGTCGCGGTCGGGCTGGCGGCCACCCTCCGGCTGGACACCGGCGAGCTGGTCATGGACGACCCGGAGCTGTTTCCGCCCTTCCTGCGCCCGTTCGCGCTCGCACACGCACGGCAGGCGGACGCGCTGCGTGACACGGGCTGGAATGGGCGATGTTGGTACCACCGTCAGGTTTCGGCCTCGCGCCGCCGGCCGGCCCTGGACGGTCGCTCGTGCGTGAGCCGGTGA
- a CDS encoding winged helix-turn-helix transcriptional regulator: MDGTVAPLPAFDPLCPSSAFPVQIGGKWTAMIVLCLEAGPRRFGELRRHLRPISAKVLAETLDAMERDGLVTRRPVADGVEYQLTPLGGTLLGLIDHVRAWARANLDELSRARARGTMAG; encoded by the coding sequence ATGGACGGGACCGTGGCGCCGCTGCCGGCCTTCGACCCGCTCTGCCCGAGCAGCGCCTTCCCGGTCCAGATCGGCGGCAAGTGGACCGCGATGATCGTGCTGTGCCTGGAGGCCGGACCGCGCCGCTTCGGTGAGCTGCGCCGGCATCTGCGGCCGATCAGCGCCAAGGTCCTCGCCGAGACCCTCGACGCGATGGAGCGCGACGGGCTGGTCACCCGCCGGCCGGTGGCGGACGGCGTCGAGTACCAGCTCACGCCGCTCGGCGGTACCCTCCTCGGCCTCATCGACCACGTCCGGGCCTGGGCCCGGGCCAACCTCGACGAGCTCTCGCGCGCCCGCGCCCGTGGCACCATGGCCGGGTGA
- a CDS encoding zinc-binding dehydrogenase encodes MRAIQVAAFGGPEVLTAVDLPDPVPGPGQVVVGMAVADVILLDTLLRGGWGREVFPRPLPYVPGGGGAGEVLRAGAGVDPAWVGRRVVVRTSAGYAEQVAADLGEVTPVPDALPLPTAAALLHDGVTALSMEGLGAPEKGEWVLVTAAAGGAGSLLVQLAAAAGARVVAAASSEAKRALARDLGAEVTVDYTRAGWTERVRAATGGGVALAYDGAGGALGTATVDALVDGGRLVTYGSGDGLAAPDPAVVERRGLRVATPLLDGPPPPPVVRELMERALAYAVEGRLRPVIAATYPLERAADAHRALAARTVAGKSLLLVGS; translated from the coding sequence ATGCGTGCGATACAGGTGGCCGCCTTCGGCGGTCCGGAAGTGCTCACGGCCGTCGACCTGCCCGACCCGGTCCCCGGGCCGGGCCAGGTCGTGGTCGGCATGGCCGTGGCCGACGTCATCCTCCTCGACACCCTCCTGCGCGGCGGCTGGGGGCGCGAGGTCTTCCCGCGCCCGCTGCCGTACGTGCCCGGCGGCGGGGGAGCGGGCGAGGTGCTGCGGGCCGGCGCGGGCGTCGACCCGGCGTGGGTGGGCCGGCGGGTGGTGGTGCGCACCTCCGCCGGGTACGCCGAGCAGGTGGCCGCCGACCTCGGCGAGGTGACGCCCGTGCCGGACGCGCTGCCGCTTCCGACCGCGGCGGCGCTGCTGCACGACGGCGTGACCGCGCTCAGCATGGAAGGGCTCGGCGCGCCCGAGAAGGGCGAGTGGGTGCTGGTGACGGCGGCCGCGGGCGGGGCCGGCTCGCTGCTGGTGCAGCTGGCGGCCGCCGCCGGCGCGCGCGTGGTGGCCGCCGCCTCCAGCGAGGCCAAGCGCGCGCTCGCCCGCGACCTCGGCGCCGAGGTCACGGTGGACTACACGCGGGCCGGTTGGACCGAGCGGGTACGCGCGGCGACCGGCGGCGGGGTCGCGCTGGCCTACGACGGAGCCGGCGGCGCACTGGGGACGGCCACTGTGGACGCGCTCGTGGACGGCGGGCGCCTGGTCACGTACGGCTCGGGCGACGGCCTCGCCGCCCCGGACCCGGCGGTGGTGGAACGCCGCGGCCTGCGGGTGGCCACCCCGCTGCTGGACGGCCCGCCACCGCCGCCGGTCGTGCGGGAGCTGATGGAGCGGGCGCTCGCGTACGCCGTCGAGGGGCGCCTGCGCCCGGTCATCGCGGCAACATATCCGCTGGAGCGCGCGGCCGACGCGCACCGCGCGCTCGCCGCGCGGACGGTCGCCGGGAAGTCGCTGCTGCTCGTCGGGTCCTAA
- a CDS encoding ABC transporter substrate-binding protein, whose product MSTSRLRAGTVAVLAAASLVLAACGADSDDSAGSGDGKTLKLWHYEGANSAMGIAWAEAIKQFEASHPGVKVQFEEKGFEQIRQNAGMILNSDEAPDIMEYNKGNATAGLLSKQGLLTDLTEEAGKRGWDKIGPSLQTTSKYDAEGIMGDGKWYGVPNYAEYVMVYYNKDLFAKHKVQVPTTLAEFEAAMDTFVKAGVAPLSVGGAEYPAQQILYELALAKANRAFVDSFQLYKGKVDFKGPEFTYAANTFADWVKKGYIPKDSAGIKADPMGVSFTQGKFPMVISGSWWYGRFVAEAKFEWGTFLFPGNTLHPGSGGNIWVVPKNAKNKSLAYDFIDITMKPEIQNLLGNSGGVPVLADPAAITDAKSKELIDNFNKVTSTDGLAFYPDWPAPGYYDVLVAGAQHLINGTKSPEAVLDEIAKPYNDNLTSLGK is encoded by the coding sequence GTGTCAACTTCTCGCCTACGCGCGGGCACCGTCGCCGTACTCGCCGCCGCATCGCTGGTCCTGGCCGCCTGCGGCGCCGACTCCGACGACAGCGCCGGCAGCGGCGACGGCAAGACCCTCAAGCTCTGGCACTACGAGGGTGCGAACAGCGCCATGGGCATCGCCTGGGCCGAAGCGATCAAGCAGTTCGAGGCGTCTCACCCCGGCGTCAAGGTGCAGTTCGAGGAGAAGGGCTTCGAGCAGATCCGGCAGAACGCCGGAATGATCCTCAACTCGGACGAAGCGCCCGACATCATGGAGTACAACAAGGGCAACGCGACCGCCGGCCTGCTGTCGAAGCAGGGGCTGCTCACCGACCTCACCGAGGAGGCGGGCAAGCGCGGCTGGGACAAGATCGGCCCAAGCCTGCAGACGACCTCGAAGTACGACGCCGAGGGCATCATGGGCGACGGCAAGTGGTACGGCGTGCCCAACTACGCCGAGTACGTGATGGTCTACTACAACAAGGACCTCTTCGCGAAGCACAAGGTGCAGGTGCCTACGACGCTCGCCGAGTTCGAGGCGGCGATGGACACGTTCGTGAAGGCCGGCGTGGCGCCGCTGTCGGTCGGCGGCGCGGAGTACCCGGCGCAGCAGATCCTCTACGAGCTCGCGCTCGCCAAGGCCAACCGCGCCTTCGTGGACAGCTTCCAGCTCTACAAGGGCAAGGTCGACTTCAAGGGACCCGAGTTCACGTACGCGGCGAACACGTTCGCGGACTGGGTCAAGAAGGGGTACATCCCCAAGGACTCGGCCGGCATCAAGGCCGACCCGATGGGCGTCTCCTTCACCCAGGGCAAGTTCCCGATGGTCATCTCCGGCAGCTGGTGGTACGGCCGCTTCGTCGCCGAGGCGAAGTTCGAGTGGGGCACGTTCCTGTTCCCCGGCAACACGCTGCACCCGGGCTCCGGCGGCAACATCTGGGTCGTCCCCAAGAACGCCAAGAACAAGAGCCTGGCGTACGACTTCATCGACATCACGATGAAGCCGGAGATCCAGAACCTGCTCGGCAACTCCGGCGGCGTGCCCGTGCTGGCCGACCCGGCGGCGATCACCGACGCCAAGAGCAAGGAGCTGATCGACAACTTCAACAAGGTGACGTCGACGGACGGGCTGGCCTTCTACCCCGACTGGCCGGCGCCCGGCTACTACGACGTGCTCGTCGCCGGCGCGCAGCACCTGATCAACGGGACGAAGAGCCCCGAGGCGGTGCTCGACGAGATCGCCAAGCCGTACAACGACAACCTGACCAGCCTCGGCAAATGA
- the rpmG gene encoding 50S ribosomal protein L33: protein MARRTDNRPVISVRSTAGTGYTYVTRKSRRNNPDRLVLRKYDPAVRRHVEFRETR, encoded by the coding sequence ATGGCTCGCCGCACCGACAACCGGCCGGTGATCTCCGTCCGGAGCACCGCCGGCACCGGCTACACATACGTGACAAGGAAGAGCCGCCGCAACAACCCCGACCGCCTCGTGCTGCGCAAGTACGACCCGGCGGTCCGGCGGCACGTCGAGTTCCGCGAGACGCGGTAG
- a CDS encoding VOC family protein, protein MLSDCTPIATLPTADVARARKFYEGTLGLTPLQEAAGGIMYRCGEGKLFVYESEYAGTNKATAVSFSVTDKQFDEEIDQLRKKGVTFLTFEYEGMEWKDDVMVSEEMRAVWFSDPDGNVLNVGTEM, encoded by the coding sequence ATGCTGTCGGACTGCACACCGATCGCCACGCTGCCCACGGCGGATGTCGCGCGGGCCAGGAAGTTCTACGAGGGCACGCTCGGCCTCACCCCGCTGCAGGAGGCGGCCGGCGGCATCATGTACAGGTGCGGTGAGGGAAAGCTGTTCGTCTACGAGTCGGAGTATGCCGGCACGAACAAGGCCACCGCGGTGTCCTTCTCGGTGACCGACAAGCAGTTCGACGAAGAGATCGACCAGCTGCGCAAGAAGGGCGTCACCTTCCTGACCTTCGAGTACGAGGGCATGGAGTGGAAGGACGACGTCATGGTCAGCGAGGAGATGAGAGCCGTCTGGTTCAGCGACCCGGACGGCAACGTGCTCAACGTCGGCACCGAGATGTGA
- a CDS encoding carbohydrate ABC transporter permease, whose translation MAGGGYPEWIGLDNYTRLLEDDNFWASFRNIIFLIVAMAVVPTLIGLVLAAVLFDYVAKAIGPRTASALRSGFYLPQVLPVAVTGIVWGWILNPSFGALNAILTGANLDSLAKNWLGDPTYALYSVMVVMIWFQVGYPVVMFMSGLQRVDPELYEAASIDGAGWWRRFTRIAVHQIKPEIYVVLVTTTIAALKIFGQIFVLTRGGPGNATLVPSYFAYQNFFEKAQVGYGSAIATVLALIIVVLSVVFLRIQARDERRDLA comes from the coding sequence GTGGCAGGGGGTGGGTACCCCGAGTGGATCGGGCTGGACAACTACACGCGGCTGCTGGAGGACGACAACTTCTGGGCGTCCTTCCGCAACATCATCTTCCTGATCGTGGCGATGGCGGTCGTGCCGACGCTGATCGGCCTCGTGCTGGCCGCGGTGCTCTTCGACTACGTGGCCAAGGCGATCGGCCCGCGCACCGCCAGCGCGCTGCGGTCCGGGTTCTACCTTCCACAGGTACTCCCGGTCGCGGTCACCGGCATCGTGTGGGGCTGGATCCTCAACCCCAGCTTCGGCGCGCTCAACGCGATCCTCACCGGCGCGAACCTCGACAGCCTCGCCAAGAACTGGCTGGGCGACCCGACCTACGCGCTCTACAGCGTCATGGTCGTGATGATCTGGTTCCAGGTCGGCTACCCGGTCGTGATGTTCATGTCCGGACTCCAGCGGGTCGACCCGGAGCTCTACGAGGCGGCGTCGATCGACGGGGCCGGCTGGTGGCGGCGCTTCACCCGCATCGCGGTCCACCAGATCAAACCCGAGATCTACGTGGTACTGGTGACCACCACCATCGCCGCGCTGAAGATCTTCGGGCAGATCTTCGTGCTCACCCGCGGCGGCCCGGGCAACGCCACGCTCGTGCCGTCGTACTTCGCCTACCAGAACTTCTTCGAGAAGGCTCAGGTCGGGTACGGCTCGGCGATCGCCACCGTGCTGGCGCTCATCATCGTCGTGCTGTCGGTGGTCTTCCTGCGCATCCAGGCCCGCGACGAGCGGCGGGACCTCGCATGA
- a CDS encoding VOC family protein encodes MDLSVKYTYLEVDDHEAALAFYRDALGLEVRQDVAMEGARWLTVGPKAQPELGVVLSTVGVGRPAEDAEALRALLAKGSLAGLVLETDDVDATFESVRATGAEVMQEPIDQPYGTRDCAFRDPAGNQVRINQRAKA; translated from the coding sequence ATGGATCTTTCCGTTAAGTACACATATCTCGAAGTCGACGACCACGAGGCCGCGCTGGCCTTCTACCGCGACGCCCTCGGCCTGGAGGTGCGCCAGGACGTCGCCATGGAGGGGGCCCGCTGGCTGACCGTCGGGCCGAAGGCGCAGCCGGAGCTCGGCGTCGTCCTGTCGACCGTGGGCGTGGGCCGCCCGGCGGAGGACGCGGAGGCGCTCCGGGCCCTTCTCGCGAAGGGCTCGCTGGCCGGCCTGGTGCTGGAGACCGACGACGTGGACGCCACCTTCGAGTCGGTGCGGGCGACCGGCGCCGAGGTCATGCAGGAGCCGATCGACCAGCCTTACGGCACGCGGGACTGCGCGTTCCGCGACCCGGCCGGCAACCAGGTCCGGATCAACCAGCGCGCGAAGGCCTGA
- a CDS encoding GNAT family N-acetyltransferase has product MTRVEILFVPPAASGDAAFLAEATDLINRVYADAEKGIWREGTERTTVEALAGIVRAGELAAARVDGHLAGAVRVQRLATGEGEFGMLVASPEHRGAGLGRRLVEFAEGWARDQGLATMQLELLLPREWEHPVKEFLRAWYTRIGYRPVRTASFAEEFPGLEPLLATPADFVVYHKRLSS; this is encoded by the coding sequence GTGACCCGCGTAGAGATCCTCTTCGTGCCGCCGGCCGCGAGCGGCGACGCCGCGTTCCTGGCGGAGGCGACCGACCTCATCAACCGCGTCTACGCCGACGCGGAGAAGGGCATCTGGCGCGAGGGCACCGAGCGGACCACCGTGGAAGCGCTGGCCGGCATCGTGCGCGCGGGCGAGCTCGCCGCGGCCCGCGTGGACGGGCATCTCGCCGGCGCGGTGCGGGTGCAGCGCCTGGCGACCGGCGAGGGCGAGTTCGGCATGCTGGTGGCCAGCCCGGAGCACCGCGGGGCGGGACTCGGGCGGCGGCTGGTCGAGTTTGCCGAGGGGTGGGCGCGCGACCAGGGTCTGGCGACGATGCAGCTGGAGCTGCTGCTGCCGCGCGAGTGGGAGCACCCGGTCAAGGAGTTCCTGCGCGCGTGGTACACCAGGATCGGCTACCGGCCGGTGCGCACCGCGAGCTTCGCCGAGGAGTTTCCCGGGCTGGAGCCGCTGCTGGCCACGCCGGCCGACTTCGTGGTGTACCACAAGCGACTGTCGAGTTAG
- a CDS encoding glycoside hydrolase family 3 protein — protein MRVPRAWLAAAVTAVLLAPVAPARAAEPAYPFRDPDLPLAVRIDDLVGRLTPAEKISLLHQYQPAIPRLEIGAFRTGTEALHGVAWLGEATVFPQAIGLSTTWDPELIRRVGDAVGREARGFHAQDPANNGLNLWAPVVNLLRDPRWGRNEEGYSEDPYLTGVMSTAYARGLAGDHPTYLQSAPTLKHYLANNNEVNRDTASSVLPPRLLHDYEYAAFRPAIAAGAATGVMTSYNLLNGRPATVEPSLDAEVRTWSDRDLLVVSDAYAPGNLTGSQAYYATQAEANADAVKAGVDSFTQDGSSAASTVAALTAATEQGLLSWSDVDDALRHIFSIRFRLGEFDPPGRNPYAAITPDVIDSPEHRRLARQAADAQLVLLKNERATLPLSAGKARRVAVVGPLADSVYTDWYSGTPPYTVTPRQGVTDRLGAGGTVVGGEGVDRIALRDVATGRYVTATGTTDADAVTVAGTAAGEAAQFDVFDWGEGLLTLRSAANGRYLGYNWGPFVTRDTQPNGWYVQQQFKLEAQPDGTYAIRYAGYETREPWFPANRYLTVDSGGRLALGAPTVATAARFAKEVVRSGTQDAVAAATGADVAVVVVGSMPAINGRETNDRVSTALAPSQAALVKAVRKANPNTVVVLENSYPTTVNWEQANVPAILWTSHAGQETGNAVAGALFGDTNPSGRLTQTWYRSDAELPSILEYDIAKTGMTYLYHRGTPLYPFGHGLSYTTFGYSPLRVDATGVSLDVTNTGRRPGVETVQLYTRLGHSRAQQPLKQLRGFARVSLAPGQTTSVRIPLRAGDLSYWDVTRGRPVVESGTYDLLVGSSATDIRRTATLKVKGETTPPRTLRAPVAAWTFDDYAGTTLVDTTKQAGTAVAATAAGQWVRYSDVDLGGGPGRATLRVSADAPAGVEVRLDHPTRGRLLGTVAVPATGGRYAWTEVSGALARTGGRHDVYLVFTGAARLDTVRLA, from the coding sequence GTGCGCGTTCCGAGAGCCTGGCTGGCTGCCGCTGTCACCGCCGTCCTGCTCGCCCCGGTCGCTCCCGCGCGGGCGGCCGAGCCGGCGTATCCCTTCCGCGACCCCGACCTACCCCTCGCCGTGCGGATCGACGACCTTGTCGGCCGCCTCACCCCGGCGGAGAAGATCTCGCTCCTGCACCAGTACCAGCCCGCGATCCCGCGCCTTGAGATCGGCGCGTTCCGCACCGGCACCGAGGCCCTGCACGGCGTCGCCTGGCTCGGCGAGGCGACCGTCTTCCCGCAGGCCATCGGCTTGTCCACCACCTGGGACCCGGAGCTGATCCGGCGGGTCGGCGACGCCGTCGGGCGCGAGGCCCGCGGCTTCCACGCACAGGACCCGGCGAACAACGGCCTCAACCTGTGGGCGCCCGTCGTCAACCTGCTGCGCGACCCCCGCTGGGGCCGCAACGAGGAGGGGTACTCCGAGGACCCGTACCTGACCGGCGTGATGTCCACCGCGTACGCGCGCGGCCTCGCCGGCGACCACCCCACCTACCTGCAGTCGGCGCCGACGCTCAAGCACTACCTGGCCAACAACAACGAGGTGAACCGCGACACGGCCTCCTCCGTGCTGCCGCCGCGGCTGCTGCACGACTACGAGTACGCGGCCTTCCGCCCGGCCATCGCGGCCGGCGCGGCGACCGGCGTGATGACCTCGTACAACCTGCTGAACGGGCGACCGGCCACTGTGGAGCCGTCGCTCGACGCCGAGGTGCGCACCTGGTCCGACCGCGACCTGCTGGTGGTCAGCGACGCGTACGCGCCCGGCAACCTCACCGGATCCCAGGCCTACTACGCCACCCAGGCCGAGGCGAACGCGGACGCGGTCAAGGCGGGCGTGGACAGCTTCACCCAGGACGGGAGCAGCGCCGCCTCCACCGTGGCCGCCCTCACCGCCGCCACCGAGCAGGGTCTGCTGTCCTGGTCCGATGTGGACGACGCGCTGCGGCACATCTTCTCGATCCGCTTCCGCCTCGGGGAGTTCGACCCGCCCGGGCGCAACCCGTACGCGGCCATCACGCCCGACGTCATCGACTCGCCGGAGCACCGCCGGCTCGCCCGCCAGGCCGCCGACGCGCAGCTGGTGCTGCTGAAGAACGAGCGCGCGACCCTCCCGCTGTCCGCGGGGAAGGCCCGCCGCGTCGCCGTCGTCGGGCCGCTCGCCGACTCCGTCTACACGGACTGGTACAGCGGCACCCCGCCGTACACGGTCACCCCGCGGCAGGGCGTCACCGACCGGCTCGGCGCCGGCGGCACCGTCGTCGGCGGCGAGGGCGTGGACCGGATCGCGCTGCGGGACGTGGCCACCGGGCGGTACGTCACGGCCACCGGCACCACCGACGCCGACGCCGTCACCGTGGCGGGGACGGCGGCCGGGGAGGCGGCGCAGTTCGACGTCTTCGACTGGGGCGAGGGCCTGCTCACGCTGCGCAGCGCGGCCAACGGGCGCTACCTCGGCTACAACTGGGGCCCGTTCGTCACCCGCGACACCCAACCCAACGGTTGGTACGTGCAGCAGCAGTTCAAGCTGGAGGCGCAGCCCGACGGCACGTACGCGATCCGGTACGCCGGCTACGAGACCCGCGAGCCGTGGTTCCCGGCAAACCGGTACCTGACCGTCGACTCAGGCGGCCGGCTGGCGCTCGGCGCTCCGACGGTCGCCACCGCCGCGCGGTTCGCGAAGGAGGTCGTGCGCAGCGGCACGCAGGACGCGGTCGCCGCCGCCACCGGCGCGGACGTCGCGGTGGTCGTGGTCGGCAGCATGCCGGCCATCAACGGGCGGGAGACAAACGACCGCGTCTCGACCGCGCTGGCGCCGAGCCAGGCCGCGCTCGTCAAGGCGGTCCGCAAGGCCAACCCCAACACGGTCGTGGTGCTGGAGAACAGCTACCCGACGACGGTCAACTGGGAGCAGGCGAACGTGCCGGCGATCCTGTGGACCAGCCACGCCGGCCAGGAGACCGGCAACGCGGTCGCGGGCGCGCTCTTCGGCGACACCAACCCGAGCGGGCGGCTGACCCAGACGTGGTACCGCTCGGACGCGGAGCTGCCGAGCATCCTCGAGTACGACATCGCCAAGACCGGCATGACGTACCTCTACCACCGCGGCACACCGCTGTACCCGTTCGGCCACGGGCTGAGCTACACGACGTTCGGGTACTCGCCGCTGCGCGTGGACGCGACCGGCGTATCGCTCGACGTCACCAACACCGGGCGGCGTCCGGGCGTGGAGACCGTGCAGCTGTACACCCGCCTCGGGCATTCCCGGGCCCAGCAGCCGCTCAAGCAGCTGCGCGGCTTCGCGCGGGTGTCGCTCGCGCCGGGCCAGACGACGTCGGTGCGCATCCCGCTGCGGGCTGGCGACCTGTCCTACTGGGACGTGACGCGCGGCCGGCCGGTGGTGGAGAGCGGCACGTACGACCTGCTGGTCGGCTCCTCCGCCACGGACATCCGGCGCACGGCGACGCTGAAGGTGAAGGGCGAGACGACCCCGCCGCGCACCCTCCGCGCGCCGGTCGCGGCCTGGACCTTCGACGACTACGCCGGCACCACGCTGGTGGACACGACGAAGCAGGCGGGCACCGCGGTAGCGGCGACGGCGGCGGGGCAGTGGGTGCGGTACTCCGATGTGGACCTGGGCGGGGGCCCCGGCCGGGCCACCCTGCGGGTCTCCGCGGACGCCCCCGCCGGCGTCGAGGTCCGCCTCGACCACCCGACCCGGGGCCGGCTGCTGGGGACGGTCGCGGTGCCGGCCACCGGCGGGCGCTACGCGTGGACCGAGGTGTCCGGCGCGCTGGCCCGCACCGGCGGGCGGCACGACGTGTACCTCGTGTTCACCGGCGCCGCCCGGCTGGACACCGTCCGCCTGGCTTGA